Within Epilithonimonas zeae, the genomic segment TTTCGTGCGGGTCGCTGGTGGTGGGAAGATGCCAGCAAAAAAGAGTGTGGTCTCCACGTTCACAAATAACAATTAATAAAAATTAAAATGTCAAAATATCATTTGGATTATCTGGAGCAGTTAGAATCCGAAGCCATCCATATTTTCAGAGAAGTCGCTGGTCAGTTCGAACGTCCAGCTTTACTTTTCAGTGGAGGGAAGGATAGTATTACGCTCGTTCATTTGGCACTAAAAGCTTTTCGCCCGGGTAAATTTCCTTTTCCATTGGTTCACATCGATACAGGTCATAATTTTCCCGAAGTTCTGGAATTTCGTGACCAATTAGCTGAGCAGATTGGAGAAAAACTAATTGTAAGAAAAGTAGAAGACACTATTAAAGAAAAGGGTTTGAGAGAACCAAAAGGAAAATTGCCGAGCAGAAACGCATTGCAAACTTTTACACTTTTGGACACGATAGAAGAATTCGAATTCGATTGCTGCATCGGCGGCGGAAGACGCGATGAGGAAAAAGCCAGAGCCAAAGAACGTATTTTCTCTGTTCGTGATGATTTTGGGCAATGGGATCCAAAACTTCAGCGCCCAGAACTTTGGAATACCTACAACGGGAAAATCCACAAAGGAGAACAGGTACGCGCTTTCCCAATCAGCAACTGGACAGAATTGGATGTCTGGAATTATATCTTGAAAGAGAATATCCAATTACCTTCAATTTACTTCTCACACGAGCGTGAGGTTCTTAATTTTGATAACCAATTCATCGCAATGAACGAGTTTGTTAATCTTGATGAAAACGATGTCGTAACCAAAGAAAAAGTTCGCTACAGAACGGTTGGTGATATGACTTGTACCGCAGCAGTATTATCTGAAGCGACCAATCTGGAACAAGTGATTGCCGAAATTATCACGACCAAAACCAGCGAACGAGGCGAAACAAGAATAGACGACAGAACTTCGGAAGCCGCAATGGAGGACAGAAAAAAAGCAGGTTATTTTTAATTATTAATGATGAATTATGAATGATGAATGATGAGATTGGGAAAAGTTTCTCAAAATCATTTATCAAGTATCAATTATCGATT encodes:
- the cysD gene encoding sulfate adenylyltransferase subunit CysD, whose amino-acid sequence is MSKYHLDYLEQLESEAIHIFREVAGQFERPALLFSGGKDSITLVHLALKAFRPGKFPFPLVHIDTGHNFPEVLEFRDQLAEQIGEKLIVRKVEDTIKEKGLREPKGKLPSRNALQTFTLLDTIEEFEFDCCIGGGRRDEEKARAKERIFSVRDDFGQWDPKLQRPELWNTYNGKIHKGEQVRAFPISNWTELDVWNYILKENIQLPSIYFSHEREVLNFDNQFIAMNEFVNLDENDVVTKEKVRYRTVGDMTCTAAVLSEATNLEQVIAEIITTKTSERGETRIDDRTSEAAMEDRKKAGYF